The Halogranum gelatinilyticum DNA segment CTTCTCCGCGTCGCTGAGCGTGTGCCCGTTGATGTAGTCGTGACATTTCGCGACCGACCAGCCGGCCTGCCACGGGCCCATACCCGAGACGGTGCCGGTCATCCGGTCCTCGGCGATGGCCGCGAGTCCGGGTTCGCTGGCGTCGATGCCGACGACGGGCACGTCGATGTCGTTCTCCTCGAGGATGGTGAGTCCACCCAGCGCGACGGCGTCGTTCTGACCGAAGAAGCCGTCGATCTCGTCGCCGAACTGCGAGACCTTGTCGTTCATGACGCTACGGGCGTCCGAGCGGATGAAATTGCCCGGCTGGCGCGGCCCCGCCATCTCGATGTCCGGATATTCCTGGAGTGCCAGGTCGACACCTTTGTTCCGACCGATGTTGGGGGCCGTACCGCGGTTGCCCTCGATGTGGACGAACGTTCCGCTACCGCCCATCGCCTCGAACAGCATCTTCGCGCCCGAGTAGGCGTGGTTGACGAAGTGGGGCGTGAAGAACGTCACGTACTCGTCGCCGGCGTCCTGCGGGACGAACCAGTCGGCGATGGTGACTGCGAGAACACCCGGAATTTCGCCCTCGACCAGCGTCTCCGCCAGCGTGATTGCGGCGGCGTTGGTGTAGGTCTGTCCGGCGATGAAGTCCGCGTTGTTCGACACCGCTGTGTCGAACTGCTGTTGCTGTGTCTGGACCTCACCGTTGTTCGTCTGGACGTTCGGTTCGTAGCCGAAGGCTTCGCACGCCTCGAGGTAGCCCTTCTCCCAGCTGAGCCAGTAGGAGTTCTGTCGGTTCGCAATGGAGCCCATCGACGTGAGCTGACCGGACCCGCCGTCGCCACCGGATCCGCTCCCGGTCGAGCCGCCGTCACCGCTGGTTCCCCCGCCAGATCCGCCGTCACCGCCGTCGCTGCCACCGGTACAGCCAGCGAGACCGGCGAGCGCGCCAGCCGAGCCAGCTGCGGTGGTTGCTTTGATAAACTGCCGTCTCGAATGGTCGGTGCTATCCCTTGTCATGTGTGTTCACCACGTGGTTTCGAGTAGGAGTATAAATAGCTTGGGGGAATCGTCACGTTTGTTGATGTGAGAGCAGCCGAGCGGCGTCGTTCGGAGCCGCACACGGTCGTCTGCGGGCGGAGCTGTGTAGTCGTCGTCATGGTCAGTACATCACCTTGCCAGCGGAGACGTTGATGTCCTGTCCAGTGATTCGGGCGGCTTCCTCCGAGCAGAGGTAGGCTGCGACGCTGGCGATGTCCTCCCGCTGGACGAGTTCGTTGCGTGGACTCTGCGCTTCGGTCTCGGCGCGGACGTCGTCGTAACTCCGCCCTGTCGCCTCCGCCTGTTGCTCGAAGACGCCGCGGATGCGCGGGCCGTCGACCGAACCGGGACAGATGGCGTTGACGTTGATGTCGTACTCGCCGACTTCGAGCGCGAGCGTCCGGGTGAAGCCGATGAGTCCCATCTTCGTCGCCGCGTAGGGCGTCCGGTTCAACAGCGGTTTCTTGCCCGTCACCGACGAGATGTTGACGATACGGCCGAAGCCACGGTCTTTCATCACCGGCAGTATCTCTCGACACATGAAGAACGGGCCGCGGAGGTTGACGTCCATCGTCGCGTCCCACTCGGTCTGTTCGATCTCCTCGCAGGGACTCGTCGGGCCGGCGATGCCCGCGTTGTTGACGAGGATGTCGATCTGGCCGAACTCGTCGAGCACGCGGTCGACGGTCGACCGAACGCTCTCTTGCTCGGAGACGTCGGTCTCGACTGCGAGCGCGCGCTGCCCCTCAGCTTCGACGAGTCGCTTCGTCTCTTGCATCTCGTCCGCGTCGAGATCAGCGATAACCACGTCTGCTCCGTCTTGTGCAAGCCGTGTACAGATGGCTTGGCCGATTCCGCGACCACCGCCGGTCACGACGGCTATGCTATCGGACACCATGTTCCCTCATGCCACGCTCTGGTATATAATTCTACTGTATCCCTCACAATCGATGTGAGAGAACCGGCCAGAACCCACAGACGACGGCCGAATCGAAGAGGACGAGGCGGGTGTCGGGAGTGTCACGTGAGCGGTGTCGCGTGCGACGAGAGCTCTGGCAAGCGGGCCGCAACTGCACCGAACGGGCGGTCACTCTCACGCCCAAAGTGATTAATAGTCGAAGATGACACAGTCAACCGATGCCATACCAAGGCTACAGCGACTACTTCGACAAGCGGCTGATCATCAGCGTTGCGACCACCGGTGGTCACCAAGGCAAAGAGGCGAATCCGAACCTGCCCGAACAGCCCGAGGAGATCGCCCGCGACGTCGCCGAATGTGAGGAGGCGGGAGCCTCTATCGTCCACATCCACGCCCGCGACGACGACGGCGACGGGACCAAAGACGTCGCGCGGTTCCAGGAAATCCGCGACGCCATCGACGCCCACTGCGACGACATCATCGTGAACTTCACCACGGGCGGCGGCGGTATCTGGTCACGTGAGGAACGGATCGCGCCGATTCTGGAGACCGACCCCCGACCGGAGATGGCGACAGTCGACCTCGGGCCGGTCAACTTCGGACAGACGCGGACGGCGGTGAACACCCGCGAGCAGAACGAGGAGTACGCGGAAGCGATGCTCGACGCTGGCGTCAAGCCCGAGATGGAACTGTTCAACCCCGGCCACATCCCCGAGATGGAGCATCTCGTCGATCTCGACTTGCTCGAACCACCCTACTGGTGTACGACCATCTTCGGGATGCAGAACGGGATGCCCGCCCACCCGCGGAACGTCTTCGCCTTCGCCGACAACCTGCCTACGGAGAGCGAGTGGCAGGTGCTCGCACTCGGTCGCCACCAACTGCCGCTGACGACCACGGCGATCGCGGCGGGTGGCCACGTCCGGGTCGGGATGGAGGACAACATCTACTACCGGAAGGGGGAACTCGCCAAAAGCAACGCCCAGTTGGTCGAGCGGACCGCCCGCATCGCCGCCGAGCTCGAACGGCCGGTCGCCACACCGGCGGAGACGCGCGACATCCTCGGACTGTAACGGCGACCCTCTCGTTCGGTTTCCCTGTTCTGCGGCATTCGATACTCGCGAACGGACAGCGGCAGGAGCGAGGCTCACCCGTCGAATCCGGAGCGAAGAACACAGGAGAGACAGTCCCTCAAACCCCGATATCGGGGGTTTCGAGGAGCCAACAGAGTGGTTCTACGAGGGCAGAGACCTCGAACCACAGACGCGGAAAGCCGTGACAACAATCGTGACTGTGTGTTACACAATACACAGGCGCGTACAGAAGGAACTCTGTTGATCGGCTGTTGACCGAGTCATTGCCGGATTTCCACCGTTTCAACCCCGTTAGTCGGGGTTCGGGAATTATACACGATTATTCATCGTTGGCGAATATTATATACTGATCGTCGGTCGGTGCCCCCGCAGTCCGAGACCGGAAGGCGCGAGGGACAGTTATTTCGTCCAGACCAGGGAGAAACAAATTCAGAGGGGTGGCCGATTCGACAGTGCGGAATATTATATACCGGTGGCTGGTAATTGCTAGCATGACCACGACAGACGGGCGACGGACGCTCAAATCGACCGAGACGACGTTGGAGATACTCGACCTGCTCAAGGAGCGCGACGGTGCTCGCGTGACGGAACTAGCGGAACTGCTCGACCGGGCCCCGAGCACGGTTCACAGCCATCTCGCGACGCTGGAATCCCAAGAGTACGTGGTCAAAGAGGGCGACATCTACTATCTCGGGCTGCACGTCCTCGAACTCGGAGACTACGTCCAGAACCGCAAGGAAGCGTACAAGATGGCGAAGTCGTACACCGAGCAGTTGGCCGAGGAGACCGAGTGCCGCGCCGTCTTCGTCGTCGAGGAGAACGGTCGCGGGGTCTATCTCCACACCTACTCGGGGAAACACGCCGTCTGGCGGTACTCCACCGTCGGAAAGCGGTTCTACCTGCATCAGACGGCCGCCGGGAAGGCACTGCTCTCGCAGCTCTCGGCCGACAGAGTCGACGACATCGTCGACCAGTGGGGGCTCCCGCAGAAGACCGAGAACACGATCACCGACCGGGGACGACTGCTCGACGAACTCGACGAGATCC contains these protein-coding regions:
- a CDS encoding sugar ABC transporter substrate-binding protein; translated protein: MTRDSTDHSRRQFIKATTAAGSAGALAGLAGCTGGSDGGDGGSGGGTSGDGGSTGSGSGGDGGSGQLTSMGSIANRQNSYWLSWEKGYLEACEAFGYEPNVQTNNGEVQTQQQQFDTAVSNNADFIAGQTYTNAAAITLAETLVEGEIPGVLAVTIADWFVPQDAGDEYVTFFTPHFVNHAYSGAKMLFEAMGGSGTFVHIEGNRGTAPNIGRNKGVDLALQEYPDIEMAGPRQPGNFIRSDARSVMNDKVSQFGDEIDGFFGQNDAVALGGLTILEENDIDVPVVGIDASEPGLAAIAEDRMTGTVSGMGPWQAGWSVAKCHDYINGHTLSDAEKMMSFNAPVCVKNPDEWTDVIDRLPVVDAADYNEAIFSGETPYDWTKMSVVEAGEDAWDPQIDMQPMNLEDMKEVLDWKDADKPNGYELPGVYTDEATQEETTQLYRDRFQSNPLK
- a CDS encoding SDR family NAD(P)-dependent oxidoreductase — translated: MVSDSIAVVTGGGRGIGQAICTRLAQDGADVVIADLDADEMQETKRLVEAEGQRALAVETDVSEQESVRSTVDRVLDEFGQIDILVNNAGIAGPTSPCEEIEQTEWDATMDVNLRGPFFMCREILPVMKDRGFGRIVNISSVTGKKPLLNRTPYAATKMGLIGFTRTLALEVGEYDINVNAICPGSVDGPRIRGVFEQQAEATGRSYDDVRAETEAQSPRNELVQREDIASVAAYLCSEEAARITGQDINVSAGKVMY
- a CDS encoding BKACE family enzyme; this translates as MPYQGYSDYFDKRLIISVATTGGHQGKEANPNLPEQPEEIARDVAECEEAGASIVHIHARDDDGDGTKDVARFQEIRDAIDAHCDDIIVNFTTGGGGIWSREERIAPILETDPRPEMATVDLGPVNFGQTRTAVNTREQNEEYAEAMLDAGVKPEMELFNPGHIPEMEHLVDLDLLEPPYWCTTIFGMQNGMPAHPRNVFAFADNLPTESEWQVLALGRHQLPLTTTAIAAGGHVRVGMEDNIYYRKGELAKSNAQLVERTARIAAELERPVATPAETRDILGL
- a CDS encoding IclR family transcriptional regulator, yielding MTTTDGRRTLKSTETTLEILDLLKERDGARVTELAELLDRAPSTVHSHLATLESQEYVVKEGDIYYLGLHVLELGDYVQNRKEAYKMAKSYTEQLAEETECRAVFVVEENGRGVYLHTYSGKHAVWRYSTVGKRFYLHQTAAGKALLSQLSADRVDDIVDQWGLPQKTENTITDRGRLLDELDEIRERGYSVNREEQLDGVKAVGVPVTGPNDEVLGAFSVASPANRLTGEWFTEELPNVVLGVANEFELEYSLS